One Lacipirellulaceae bacterium DNA window includes the following coding sequences:
- a CDS encoding Hpt domain-containing protein yields MNAIYSQFANDPDLGSIVVDYVERLLPERLAAVERSAADCDLETLQREVHRLKGSSACYGFAEVSECAGQIERACLEEEQFEELLRQTEALLQLCQRVVARPSRAE; encoded by the coding sequence ATGAACGCCATCTACTCCCAATTTGCCAACGATCCCGACCTCGGCAGCATCGTCGTCGACTACGTCGAGCGACTCCTCCCCGAGCGTCTCGCCGCCGTTGAGCGAAGCGCCGCTGACTGCGATCTGGAAACCCTCCAGAGAGAAGTTCACCGCCTGAAGGGTTCGAGCGCCTGTTACGGTTTTGCCGAAGTCAGCGAATGCGCCGGCCAGATCGAGCGGGCGTGCTTGGAGGAGGAGCAGTTTGAGGAGCTGCTGCGGCAGACGGAGGCGTTGTTGCAGTTGTGTCAACGGGTAGTAGCTCGGCCCTCCAGGGCTGAGTAG